Proteins from a single region of Sesamum indicum cultivar Zhongzhi No. 13 linkage group LG5, S_indicum_v1.0, whole genome shotgun sequence:
- the LOC110011967 gene encoding uncharacterized protein LOC110011967 gives MFTYVMAGWEGSANDAHVFMDCLNNDRNFRWPSNGKYYFVDYAYPNFSGFLVPYCQDRYYINSFRGNNRQAREPKELFNQHRSQLRNVIKRAFGVLKNIFPILKGPMPHYSLER, from the exons ATGTTTACGTATGTCATGGCTGGATGGGAGGGTAGCGCAAATGATGCCCATGTGTTCATGGATTGCCTCAACAATGATCGGAATTTTCGTTGGCCATCAAATg GTAAATACTACTTTGTGGATTACGCTTATCCCAATTTTTCTGGATTTTTGGTGCCGTACTGTCAGGATCGTTATTATATCAACTCGTTTAGAGGTAACAACCGTCAAGCTCGTGAACCGAAAGAATTATTTAACCAGCATCGCTCTCAATTGCGTAATGTCATTAAACGGGCATTTGGTGTGTTAAAGAACATATTCCCTATTCTTAAAGGACCTATGCCCCACTACAGCTTAGAGCGTTAG